The following coding sequences lie in one Zingiber officinale cultivar Zhangliang chromosome 2B, Zo_v1.1, whole genome shotgun sequence genomic window:
- the LOC122048370 gene encoding MADS-box transcription factor 14-like, which translates to MRTIQGNWHQEYGKLKAKIEVLSKSQRHLMGEQLDSLSHKELQQLENQLDNSLKHIRSRKNQVVFDSITELQRKEKALQEQNKSLEKQILEKQKAKALTQQPHWEQAQTSSSSPPFLLADADHTLNIGCYQGRATIGGEAEAAEVQARINGSILPPWMLNHLNG; encoded by the exons ATGAGGACCATACAGGGAAACTGGCATCAAGAATACGGCAAACTTAAGGCCAAGATTGAGGTTTTAAGTAAAAGTCAAAG GCATCTAATGGGGGAGCAACTCGATTCCTTGAGCCACAAAGAACTCCAACAGCTAGAAAATCAGCTAGACAATTCTTTGAAACATATCCGGTCAAGAAAG AACCAAGTGGTGTTTGACTCTATCACTGAGCTTCAGAGGaag GAAAAGGCACTACAGGAGCAAAATAAGAGTTTGGAGAAGCAA ATCCTAGAGAAGCAGAAGGCCAAGGCTCTCACCCAACAGCCGCACTGGGAACAAGCCCAAACAAGTTCCTCCTCTCCACCCTTTTTGTTGGCTGATGCTGACCATACCTTGAATATTGG GTGCTACCAAGGAAGGGCAACTATAGGAGGGGAGGCAGAAGCTGCAGAGGTCCAGGCTCGGATCAATGGCAGCATATTGCCTCCCTGGATGCTCAACCATTTGAATGGCTAG